The following are from one region of the Coturnix japonica isolate 7356 unplaced genomic scaffold, Coturnix japonica 2.1 chrUnrandom516, whole genome shotgun sequence genome:
- the LOC107307237 gene encoding uncharacterized protein LOC107307237, with translation MSSSPIPVRRSAPTRWTAPVGGASRGRVPTTPRPPVITLLPRDQPVPVGVASLRSSFPIGHPVLGAWPGAVTWRPRVSAPSSLSHWLRPPGSGGAALKMAAALEAAVGTACSWGLAPALDLRQHLPDTDSRDVTALLVGAAEGRHVLLTAARIYREPRSAITMFVAEQRPEPVARQLLFLLLATTEPTGSSGLRARAAAILELLGSVRLRPSTDRILRGAAGRLRRWVTAGGAAGAPPEWS, from the exons ATGTCTTCCAGCCCCATTCCGGTGCGCCGTTCAGCACCGACACGCTGGACAGCTCCGGTGGGCGGAGCCTCGAGGGGGCGTGTCCCGACAACGCCACGCCCCCCCGTCATCACGCTGCTGCCACGTGACCAGCCGGTACCAGTGGGCGTGGCTTCGCTCCGTTCCTCCTTTCCCATTGGCCACCCCGTGTTGGGGGCGTGGCCTGGAGCCGTTACCTGGAGACCGCGTGTCTCGGCTCCATCCTCGCTCTCCCATTGGCTGAGGCCGCCCGGTTCCGGCGGAGCCGCGctcaagatggcggcggcgcTGGAGGCGGCGGTGGGCACGGCGTGCAGCTGGGGGCTGGCACCGGCTCTGGATCTCCGGCAGCACC TCCCGGACACCGACAGCCGCGATGTGACGGCGCTGCTGGTGGGGGCGGCGGAGGGGCGGCACGTCCTGCTCACGGCAGCTCGCATTTACCGGGAGCCGCGCTCCGCCATCACG ATGTTCGTGGCCGAGCAGCGCCCCGAGCCCGTGGCCCGGCAGCTCCTGTTCCTTCTCCTCGCTACCACCGAACCGACGGGGAGCAGCGGGCTGCGCG CTCgcgccgccgccatcttggagctgctgggctccgTCCGGCTCCGTCCCAGCACCGACCGGATCCTGCGCGGCGCTGCCGGGCGGCTCCGGAGATGGGTAACGGCAGGGGGGGCGGCGGGAGCCCCCCCGGAATGGAGCTGA
- the DNAAF3 gene encoding dynein assembly factor 3, axonemal, with translation MPATGPPRDGTNGLRRLGVRYDARDALADWDLRWSCTATTVSPPEFLLWRSSGVAFVPRGGGGDAAPIPNPTLQSSRRARADGQLGAERGFWGDVVTGPFLIFGLIPISKHEKTATEISVAKVTELLWELHGGGGREEPPRDESDEDGDADPPEDPLWDGGSPMGPALPPSVRIRFLPLGSAQCPPVRAGLEQRCGVLVLGWRSLEELTPPLLRLAAPAAVLLVELPTFVPVLRPPQIEAFRERAATLARGGGFEPWEGPEVPPGYARFRRSPPP, from the exons ATGCCCGCCACGGGACCCCCCCGGGATGGGACCAACGGCCTGAGGCGGCTCGGCGTCCGGTACGACGCGAGGGACGCGCTGGCGGACTGGGACCTGAGGTGGAGCTGCACA GCGACCACCGTCTCCCCCCCCGAATTCTTGCTGTGGAGGAGCAGCGGCGTCGCCTTCGTCCCccggggagggggaggagacGCCGCCCCCATCCCAAACCccaccctgcagagcagccGCCGGGCTCGGGCT GACGGACAGCTGGGGGCAGAGCGGGGCTTCTGGGGGGACGTCGTTACCGGCCCCTTCCTCATCTTCGGCCTCATCCCCATCAGCAAACATGAGAAG ACGGCCACGGAGATCTCAGTGGCCAAAGTCAcggagctgctgtgggagctgcatgGAGGGGGGGGCCGTGAGGAGCCCCCCCGGGATGAAAGCGATGAGGATGGGGATGCGGACCCCCCTGAGGACCCTctgtgggatgggggcagcCCCATGG GTCCAGCGCTGCCCCCGTCCGTCCGGATTCGGTTCCTGCCCCTCGGTTCGGCCCAGTGCCCCCCAGTTCGGGCTGGGTTGGAGCAGCGCTGCGGGGTCCTCGTGCTGGGCTGGAG GTCCCTGGAGGAGCTGACCCCCCCCCTGCTGCGCCTGGCGGCCCCCGCAGCCGTTCTGCTGGTAGAGCTGCCCAC CTTCGTGCCCGTCCTGCGGCCGCCGCAGATCGAGGCGTTCCGGGAGCGGGCAGCGACCCTGGCCCGCGGGGGGGGCTTCGAGCCCTGGGAGGGGCCAGAAGTTCCCCCGGGCTACGCACGATTCCGGCGCAGCCCCCCCCCCTGa